In Paenibacillus sp. G2S3, a single window of DNA contains:
- a CDS encoding alginate lyase family protein: MNADGRTTSPYAVFTLLDLELPALAPVKDALSQARQDDALTELHRYLTSRSTPGWRTEDSQKKQLIAYIQHYCADELEAVMKTVNEVMEKTFLFRFPWDMERSRIPVTFEEEIDWRYVPDKDVEWAYMLNRHRYWVALGQAYAITGNEEYARTFCCQLEDWMDRNPVPDMPTNDTLTWRTIEAGLRCANWIKALSYIQDSPLLTPTLLAKVMISFHEHSEYLALSFTAWKNISNWGVLETCGLFQTALYFPEFTRAKIWRRLGEERLGETARIQVMADGIHWEQSPTYHHEVLVCFLDCIRLARMNGLELPDELQQQVHQMAVASLYWAKPNHRQPMLGDSDDSDVRSILTYAGWLFQDSVLRFGGYDHMDYDNAWLFGTSGVEGYEQLIAEEPPYLSRSFAHSGHYVMRTGWDEQDLYLYFHCGPLGGGHGHADLLHFDLYAYGWDMLTDLGRYNYSDHTPLRKALKESAAHNTTTVDGIGFTEITDTWSFSQIAKPTGSKWISNSDFDYVEGSHDGYRHLDDPVHLLRRIIFIKPYYWLLVDSFSCRQEHTFSQHFHFAPGAVQMEDETFICRTKNEQEANLCIIPVNVDGLQGKIDDGVISREYNLLEPNQHAVYSRTGKGAVSMMQMLYPQASGEPFCPLVEQVPIYRHTGEPVDAVQAEACRISFPERNEEHFIVISHEVPSSHLNSYVVEGIQIFGEVVLIVFANGQKKVTVIK, translated from the coding sequence ATGAACGCTGATGGCCGAACAACCTCTCCCTATGCTGTCTTTACGCTACTCGACCTTGAGTTACCCGCTCTAGCTCCGGTGAAGGATGCGCTCAGCCAAGCACGGCAGGACGATGCGCTGACTGAATTGCATCGGTATTTGACCAGTCGGAGCACGCCGGGCTGGCGGACAGAGGACAGCCAGAAGAAGCAGCTCATTGCCTATATACAGCATTATTGCGCTGATGAGCTGGAAGCCGTAATGAAGACAGTGAATGAAGTTATGGAGAAGACGTTTCTCTTCCGATTTCCCTGGGACATGGAACGCAGCCGCATTCCGGTTACCTTTGAGGAAGAAATTGACTGGCGTTATGTTCCGGACAAGGATGTAGAATGGGCTTATATGCTGAATCGCCACCGCTACTGGGTGGCATTAGGACAAGCATATGCGATAACAGGTAATGAGGAGTATGCAAGAACATTTTGCTGTCAGCTTGAAGATTGGATGGACCGTAATCCTGTTCCAGACATGCCTACGAATGATACGCTGACTTGGCGTACCATTGAAGCGGGTCTTCGCTGTGCGAACTGGATCAAAGCGTTGTCCTATATACAGGATAGTCCGCTGCTCACACCGACGCTTCTGGCGAAAGTGATGATATCCTTTCATGAACACAGCGAATATTTAGCTTTATCGTTTACGGCCTGGAAGAATATTAGTAACTGGGGAGTTCTGGAGACTTGTGGCTTATTCCAAACCGCGCTCTACTTCCCTGAGTTCACAAGGGCTAAGATTTGGCGGCGGCTCGGTGAGGAGAGATTGGGGGAGACGGCTAGAATCCAGGTCATGGCAGACGGTATCCATTGGGAGCAATCGCCTACATACCACCATGAGGTGCTGGTATGTTTTCTCGACTGCATCCGCTTGGCCCGCATGAATGGACTGGAGCTACCGGATGAACTTCAGCAACAAGTTCATCAAATGGCCGTCGCTTCCTTGTATTGGGCCAAACCGAATCATCGGCAGCCGATGCTCGGGGATAGCGATGACAGCGATGTCCGTTCGATTTTGACTTATGCAGGTTGGTTGTTCCAGGATTCTGTGCTCCGCTTTGGCGGATACGATCATATGGATTATGACAATGCCTGGTTGTTCGGAACGAGTGGAGTTGAAGGCTACGAGCAGCTGATTGCGGAGGAACCGCCTTACTTGTCACGCTCTTTCGCACATTCCGGTCATTATGTGATGCGAACGGGTTGGGACGAGCAGGACTTGTACCTATATTTCCACTGCGGACCGCTTGGGGGTGGACATGGTCATGCGGATCTGCTACATTTCGATCTGTATGCCTATGGGTGGGATATGCTTACCGATCTGGGCAGATACAACTATAGTGATCACACACCACTCAGAAAAGCATTAAAAGAAAGCGCTGCCCATAATACGACTACTGTTGACGGAATTGGATTTACCGAAATCACGGATACATGGTCCTTCTCCCAAATTGCGAAGCCAACAGGCAGCAAATGGATTAGCAATTCGGACTTTGATTATGTTGAGGGCAGCCACGATGGCTATCGTCATTTGGATGATCCGGTACACCTGCTAAGGAGGATCATATTCATAAAGCCTTATTACTGGCTTCTGGTCGACAGCTTTAGCTGCCGTCAGGAGCATACGTTTTCCCAGCATTTTCATTTTGCACCCGGAGCGGTTCAGATGGAAGACGAGACATTCATTTGCCGTACAAAAAATGAGCAGGAAGCCAATCTTTGCATCATTCCTGTTAATGTTGACGGACTTCAGGGCAAGATTGATGACGGGGTAATCTCCCGCGAATACAATCTGCTGGAACCCAATCAGCATGCCGTTTACTCCCGAACGGGAAAAGGAGCGGTATCGATGATGCAGATGCTGTACCCGCAGGCTTCCGGTGAGCCGTTCTGTCCACTGGTTGAACAGGTGCCGATTTATCGCCATACGGGTGAACCTGTGGATGCTGTGCAGGCGGAGGCATGCCGCATCAGCTTCCCTGAAAGGAATGAGGAGCATTTTATCGTGATCAGCCATGAGGTTCCATCCAGTCACTTGAATTCCTATGTAGTGGAAGGTATACAAATATTTGGTGAAGTAGTGCTAATTGTTTTCGCAAACGGTCAAAAGAAAGTCACGGTAATCAAATAA
- a CDS encoding glycoside hydrolase family 88 protein, translating to MWSSAIEDAIEKVRKNIDRFGGKFPHVSRNGTYQLNNNDDWTNGFWSGMLWLCYEYTQEDSFRIAASHTVEDFRRRFAAKTVLDHHDIGFLYSLSSKAQWIIDKDECARQLTLQAADLLLKRWRTGGGYIQAWGPVGDAQEGGRIIIDCLLNLPLLYWAEQQTGNSLYRQVAVMQADKTKRYLVRGDDSSYHTFFFDQKTGEPIGGATHQGYTNGSTWTRGQAWGVYGFALSYRYTKDPLYLETSKRMARYFLEHLPQDHVAYWDFNAPVSADTYRDSSASAIVAAGLQELLELMEEEDPERAYFQQGLIQSMTSLLQNYSTMGEDAEGLLKHGSYHVRGDLSPDDFMIWGDYFYLEALMRLQKGSRGYWYER from the coding sequence ATGTGGAGCAGTGCGATTGAAGATGCGATAGAGAAGGTACGTAAGAACATAGACCGATTCGGGGGCAAATTCCCTCATGTCAGCAGGAATGGAACTTACCAGCTCAATAACAACGACGACTGGACCAATGGATTCTGGAGCGGCATGTTGTGGTTGTGCTATGAATATACGCAGGAGGATAGCTTTCGTATCGCGGCATCCCATACCGTAGAGGATTTCCGCCGCCGTTTCGCGGCAAAGACGGTGCTTGATCATCACGACATCGGTTTCCTGTATTCGTTATCCTCCAAGGCCCAGTGGATTATAGATAAGGACGAATGCGCGCGTCAGTTGACACTGCAGGCGGCGGACTTATTACTGAAGCGCTGGCGCACAGGCGGTGGTTATATTCAGGCTTGGGGACCTGTGGGAGATGCCCAGGAAGGTGGACGCATCATTATTGATTGTCTGTTGAATCTTCCCCTTTTGTATTGGGCGGAACAACAGACCGGCAATTCCCTATACCGGCAGGTGGCGGTCATGCAGGCGGATAAAACGAAACGTTATCTGGTGCGGGGAGATGACAGCTCCTACCATACGTTTTTCTTCGACCAGAAGACCGGAGAGCCGATCGGCGGCGCTACACACCAGGGTTATACTAACGGATCGACTTGGACGCGCGGGCAGGCTTGGGGCGTCTACGGTTTTGCACTATCTTACCGCTATACTAAGGATCCGTTGTATTTGGAAACGTCTAAGCGGATGGCGCGCTATTTTCTGGAGCATTTGCCACAGGATCATGTCGCTTACTGGGACTTTAATGCTCCAGTGTCTGCGGATACATACCGGGATAGCTCGGCCTCTGCAATTGTTGCAGCTGGACTACAGGAACTGCTGGAGCTAATGGAGGAGGAAGATCCCGAGCGGGCTTATTTTCAGCAGGGATTAATACAGTCGATGACTTCACTTTTGCAGAACTATTCCACGATGGGTGAAGACGCGGAGGGGCTGCTGAAGCACGGCTCTTATCATGTGCGCGGCGATCTGTCTCCAGATGACTTCATGATCTGGGGAGATTATTTCTATCTCGAAGCATTGATGCGGCTGCAAAAAGGCAGCAGGGGGTACTGGTATGAACGCTGA
- a CDS encoding response regulator: MYKVMLIDDDVPMLKVLQQMIDWEAHSLQIVGSTYSSAKALLMFEEVQPDIVITDIGLPQKNGIELADYFTRMKPEVRIIFLTCHEDFHYAQQAVKLKVDDYLIKDQLTDEQLEKSLAKSVHLLKSKIGLIKHGETGYNSQLFRQNLLQRVIGGAPPETTLAYAAQIGISWTYPWFMLGTVSIHFSSFEKRYKQSEYPLILYAIYNIALELSEACEGITPFLEQKNIVILYNYRVNLAQNASLYFHDYLQRLCSECSHLLKIQPGIIAVTEKIELQAIGQIHRQIVQDKCEFYASADYTVLDTLQIATPRFQPAPQGFLDSYIPQMERAVIKNDLEAIRGTLQEIARAAKVMAIHPGDFVRDLSFMLRGIELMFTRLTFDEDLFVYLVQTRTLEDTMELVERKLVQITGNKQQVAGTPPQEPKLQLIQQFIDQHLGDNITSIDMARYLFLDPSYFSRYFKRMTGLTFTDYVHQHKMKVATKMLKISSQNLESLAVGLGYSDRTYFSKVFKKYVGTTPSEYKSKHSVR, from the coding sequence ATGTATAAAGTGATGCTCATAGATGATGATGTTCCTATGCTCAAGGTGCTTCAGCAGATGATTGACTGGGAAGCACATAGCTTGCAGATTGTCGGCAGCACCTATTCCAGTGCCAAGGCGTTATTAATGTTTGAGGAAGTGCAGCCCGACATCGTGATTACGGATATTGGCTTGCCGCAAAAGAACGGGATTGAGCTGGCCGATTACTTTACTCGTATGAAGCCGGAGGTCAGAATTATTTTCCTGACCTGTCATGAGGATTTCCATTATGCTCAGCAAGCGGTAAAGCTGAAAGTGGATGACTATTTAATTAAGGACCAGCTTACGGATGAGCAACTGGAGAAAAGCCTTGCCAAGTCCGTACACTTGCTGAAGTCGAAGATTGGGTTAATCAAGCATGGGGAAACGGGATACAATAGCCAGTTATTTCGGCAGAACCTGCTGCAAAGGGTGATCGGCGGCGCACCGCCCGAAACGACGCTAGCCTATGCAGCGCAAATCGGCATATCCTGGACGTATCCGTGGTTCATGCTGGGCACGGTCAGCATTCACTTTTCCAGTTTCGAGAAGCGGTACAAGCAGAGCGAGTATCCACTTATTTTATATGCCATCTATAATATAGCTCTAGAGCTGTCCGAAGCGTGTGAGGGGATTACGCCTTTTTTGGAGCAGAAGAATATTGTAATTCTGTATAATTACCGTGTGAATCTGGCGCAGAATGCCAGTCTTTATTTTCATGATTATTTACAGCGATTGTGTTCCGAGTGCTCCCATCTCCTTAAGATTCAACCGGGCATCATCGCAGTCACTGAGAAAATAGAGCTGCAGGCGATCGGACAGATTCATCGGCAAATTGTCCAGGACAAGTGTGAGTTCTATGCGAGTGCGGATTACACAGTTCTGGATACTCTGCAAATCGCTACCCCTCGCTTCCAGCCTGCGCCCCAAGGATTTTTGGATAGTTATATCCCGCAGATGGAACGGGCCGTGATTAAAAATGATCTTGAAGCCATCCGTGGCACTCTTCAGGAAATCGCTAGGGCTGCAAAAGTAATGGCTATCCATCCGGGCGATTTCGTCCGGGATTTATCCTTTATGCTCCGCGGTATCGAGCTGATGTTCACTAGACTAACGTTCGATGAGGATCTGTTCGTCTATCTCGTGCAAACCCGCACACTGGAGGATACGATGGAACTGGTGGAAAGAAAGCTTGTGCAGATTACAGGCAACAAACAGCAGGTGGCAGGAACTCCCCCGCAGGAGCCCAAGCTGCAGCTTATCCAGCAATTTATCGATCAGCATCTTGGTGATAACATCACTTCAATCGATATGGCACGTTATCTGTTTCTGGACCCGAGCTATTTCTCGCGTTATTTCAAACGCATGACAGGTCTGACCTTTACGGATTATGTACATCAGCACAAGATGAAGGTTGCGACCAAAATGCTGAAAATCTCCAGCCAGAACCTGGAATCACTAGCCGTCGGTCTGGGATATTCGGACAGAACCTATTTTTCAAAAGTGTTTAAAAAATATGTGGGAACAACGCCGAGCGAATATAAATCCAAACACTCGGTACGCTGA
- a CDS encoding histidine kinase produces MFKFTYYRRIQASFLLLIFIPLIAVSIISFVLIRDTMVEKLQLSNDNFLNVMIDELNKTIDDVTFASHFIVNDTNFRANLKVFADTERLNTYQDYVHFTQIQDVFSLINSKPLNNNIRMYLVNRKHFVISSGTENLSVINANMDKLMGRVNIHEPETLQWLGMADSGSGKSNSYYIARVIYDSREKQQVSVLLISIPDTYFNKLLGPVEFGKLALFDSRGGLIAGNSELAPEGKEARGSVRTARAIDKSNWELVYEASEKEWSGQISRTFYSGIGLVLLLFIVFSATSMLIAKRLHSPIMKLQRVVRQFGMGNLDVRLEVKGKDEIAELGQTLNTMLDQLQGLIHDIELEQEQKRVMELEALFMQIRPHFLINTLNSIKCSLILAKDKLHSGIIDSLMSLLRAYLKVNEPATLREECRLLNHYIDIMKIRNEIPLELEVDLEADTEKLIVPKLILQPLVENAIVHGLVDHPAPRIVVRARTIPDGIMIEVEDNGCGAGAEILAGLNRRLLYKDDEQNGTYQRVGLINVVQRLRLTYGQDTRLSLHNLPQGGVSVSLYLPQGNHQVNLSEREGY; encoded by the coding sequence ATGTTCAAATTCACTTACTATAGACGTATCCAGGCATCATTTCTTTTGCTCATTTTTATCCCGCTGATTGCAGTGTCGATCATCTCCTTTGTGCTAATCCGGGATACGATGGTAGAAAAGCTGCAGCTCAGCAACGATAACTTCCTGAACGTTATGATTGACGAACTAAACAAGACCATTGATGATGTGACCTTTGCATCGCATTTTATTGTAAACGATACCAATTTTCGCGCCAATCTGAAGGTCTTTGCAGATACCGAGCGACTGAACACCTATCAGGATTATGTACATTTTACGCAAATTCAGGATGTGTTTTCGCTCATCAACTCTAAGCCGCTAAATAATAACATTCGCATGTATTTGGTTAACCGGAAACACTTTGTGATCTCATCTGGGACTGAGAATTTATCCGTGATTAATGCCAACATGGACAAGCTGATGGGACGTGTCAATATTCACGAACCGGAGACCTTGCAATGGCTTGGGATGGCCGACAGCGGTTCCGGTAAAAGCAATAGCTACTATATTGCCAGAGTAATCTATGATAGCCGGGAGAAACAGCAGGTGTCCGTGCTTCTCATCTCGATTCCCGATACCTATTTCAACAAATTGCTCGGGCCGGTCGAGTTTGGCAAGCTGGCGTTGTTTGATTCTAGAGGAGGTCTGATTGCCGGGAACTCAGAGCTAGCCCCAGAAGGCAAGGAAGCTAGAGGGAGCGTGCGTACGGCCAGAGCTATCGACAAATCCAATTGGGAGCTGGTCTATGAAGCTTCAGAGAAAGAATGGTCGGGCCAGATTTCGCGAACTTTTTATAGTGGTATTGGCTTGGTGCTTCTCTTGTTTATTGTCTTTTCAGCCACCTCCATGCTGATTGCCAAAAGATTGCATAGTCCGATCATGAAGCTGCAGCGCGTTGTGCGCCAGTTCGGGATGGGGAATCTTGATGTCAGGCTGGAGGTCAAGGGCAAGGATGAAATCGCTGAGCTAGGGCAGACGTTGAATACCATGCTGGATCAACTGCAAGGATTGATTCACGACATCGAGCTGGAGCAGGAACAGAAGCGAGTGATGGAACTTGAGGCGCTGTTTATGCAGATTCGTCCGCACTTTTTGATCAACACGTTGAATTCGATCAAGTGTAGCCTTATTTTGGCTAAAGATAAGCTGCACAGCGGGATCATTGATTCGCTAATGAGTCTGCTCCGTGCCTATTTGAAGGTCAATGAACCGGCTACCTTACGGGAAGAATGCAGACTGCTTAACCATTATATCGACATCATGAAGATCCGCAACGAAATCCCTCTTGAACTGGAGGTCGATCTGGAAGCGGATACAGAGAAGCTCATCGTTCCTAAACTTATTCTGCAGCCTCTCGTAGAGAATGCCATCGTTCACGGTCTAGTTGACCACCCGGCACCGCGTATTGTCGTTCGTGCGCGAACGATTCCTGATGGGATTATGATTGAAGTCGAAGACAATGGCTGTGGAGCAGGGGCAGAAATTCTGGCAGGACTGAACCGCAGATTGCTCTACAAGGACGATGAACAGAATGGAACCTATCAAAGGGTCGGTTTAATTAACGTGGTTCAAAGGCTGAGGCTGACCTATGGTCAGGATACCCGCTTGTCGCTGCATAATTTGCCGCAGGGTGGGGTGTCCGTTTCTCTGTATTTGCCGCAAGGCAATCATCAGGTTAATCTGTCGGAGAGAGAGGGATATTGA